One part of the Paroedura picta isolate Pp20150507F chromosome 5, Ppicta_v3.0, whole genome shotgun sequence genome encodes these proteins:
- the KCNJ4 gene encoding inward rectifier potassium channel 4 has translation MLKRVMGSIRVNRYSIVSTEEDGHKVSSLGSIDGHNRNGKGHAPRRKRRNRFVKKNGQCNVYFANLSNKSQRYMADIFTTCVDTRWRYMLMIFSAAFLVSWLFFGLLFWIIAFFHGDLESPSTGSGSTTTKFCIKHVNGFLGAFLFSVETQTTIGYGFRYVTEECPLAIMVVVVQSIVGCVIDSFMIGTIMAKMARPKKRAQTLLFSHHAVISLRDGKLCLMWRVGNLRRSHIVEAHVRAQLIKPYMTAEGEYLPVDQRDLNVGYDIGLDRIFLVSPIIIVHEIDEESPLYGMGKEELEREDFEIVVILEGMVEATAMTTQARSSYLSSEILWGHRFEPVVFEEKKHYKVDYSRFHKTYEVAGTPFCSARELQESKITVLPSPPPPPSAFCYENELALVSQDEDEDEDDLDVGVDLGGSPKEDAGVIPMMEFGSHMDLDRLQVSIPLDTLSYHRESAI, from the exons ATGCTAAAGCGAGTCATGGGCAGCATCAGGGTAAACAG GTACAGTATTGTCTCCACTGAAGAGGATGGGCATAAAGTCTCTTCCCTTGGCAGCATTGATGGGCACAATCggaatgggaaaggccatgccccACGACGGAAACGTCGCAACCGTTTTGTGAAGAAGAATGGCCAGTGCAACGTCTACTTTGCTAACCTAAGCAACAAGTCCCAACGCTATATGGCTGACATTTTCACAACATGCGTGGACACGCGTTGGCGGTACATGCTCATGATCTTTTCTGCAGCCTTTTTGGTTTCCTGGTTGTTTTTTGGCCTCCTCTTCTGGATTATTGCTTTCTTCCATGGTGACTTAGAAAGTCCAAGTACAGGGAGTGGGTCCACCACTACAAAATTCTGCATTAAACATGTCAATGGATTCTTGGGAGCTTTCCTTTTTTCAGTAGAAACACAGACAACCATTGGGTATGGTTTCCGATATGTGACTGAGGAATGCCCATTAGCCattatggtggtggtggtacaATCCATTGTGGGCTGTGTTATTGACTCCTTCATGATTGGCACCATAATGGCTAAAATGGCACGCCCCAAGAAAAGGGCCCAGACTCTCCTTTTCAGTCATCACGCTGTCATCTCTTTGCGGGATGGTAAACTGTGCCTCATGTGGCGGGTAGGAAATCTGAGAAGAAGCCATATTGTAGAAGCTCACGTTCGGGCTCAGCTTATCAAGCCCTACATGACAGCTGAAGGTGAGTACCTTCCAGTAGACCAGCGAGATCTCAATGTAGGGTATGACATAGGGCTGGACCGCATCTTCTTAGTATCTCCCATTATTATCGTCCATGAGATTGATGAGGAAAGTCCACTCTATGGAATGGGCAAGGAAGAACTGGAGAGGGAGGACTTTGAGATAGTTGTCATCCTTGAAGGCATGGTGGAAGCTACAGCCATGACCACCCAGGCTCGCAGCTCCTACTTGTCTAGTGAGATCCTCTGGGGCCATCGCTTTGAGCCTGTAGtctttgaggagaagaaacattatAAGGTTGACTACTCGCGCTTTCACAAGACTTACGAGGTGGCTGGAACCCCTTTCTGCTCTGCACGGGAACTGCAGGAGAGCAAGATCACCGTCCTGCCTTCACCCCCACCACCTCCCAGTGCCTTCTGCTATGAGAATGAGTTGGCCCTTGTCAGCcaggatgaagatgaagatgaggaTGACTTGGATGTAGGAGTAGATTTGGGAGGAAGCCCTAAAGAGGATGCAGGAGTCATACCTATGATGGAGTTTGGGAGCCACATGGATTTGGATCGATTGCAAGTATCTATCCCCCTGGATACACTCTCATATCATAGGGAATCAGCCATCTAA